A genomic segment from Ptychodera flava strain L36383 chromosome 23 unlocalized genomic scaffold, AS_Pfla_20210202 Scaffold_23__1_contigs__length_28996876_pilon, whole genome shotgun sequence encodes:
- the LOC139123417 gene encoding uncharacterized protein, with translation MTVSPTEVANDGQVAAVNVYFTDGNTKTSNRVPAPLAGGTPVQVNSAATSLGDVSASITMDGDCAHYTDLCAEILDGIIVWDFQCIKIGSETGQAGDKDCSVLTIDDGSLKITEPPLSDITYTTAKETSITLEMTISPATGLTGQVETVNVYFSDKDETQTDPVAGTFDGTPLQVTTANTKLDGVVASVILDENCAKYTHLCVQILDGTVIEDEDCLETGTEEGQAGDVDCSGSSGLLNAVGRFSILTGVLVVMTIRWM, from the exons ATGACTGTATCGCCGACGGAAGTTGCCAACGACGGGCAGGTGGCGGCGGTCAATGTGTACTTCACCGATGGGAACACGAAAACCAGCAATCGCGTACCCGCTCCCTTGGCAGGTGGAACACCTGTACAGGTCAATTCAGCTGCAACTTCGTTGGGTGACGTTTCAGCTAGCATCACCATGGACGGCGATTGTGCCCACTACACTGACCTATGCGCAGAAATTCTGGACGGTATTATTGTTTGGGATTTCCAGTGTATAAAAATCGGCAGTGAAACTGGACAGGCAGGCGACAAGGATTGCAGTG TGTTGACAATCGATGACGGTTCCCTTAAAATCACCGAGCCTCCCCTTTCGGACATCACCTACACTACAGCGAAAGAAACGTCGATTACCTTGGAGATGACAATATCGCCCGCCACCGGCCTAACTGGGCAAGTAGAAACGGTGAATGTATACTTTTCTGACAAGGATGAAACTCAAACCGATCCTGTCGCTGGTACATTTGACGGCACACCACTCCAGGTTACCACCGCAAATACAAAACTGGACGGCGTGGTGGCGTCTGTCATCCTTGACGAGAACTGTGCCAAGTACACCCACCTGTGTGTGCAGATTTTGGACGGGACTGTCATTGAAGATGAGGACTGCCTGGAGACTGGTACAGAAGAAGGCCAAGCCGGTGACGTGGACTGTTCTG GGAGTTCCGGCTTACTCAATGCTGTCGGAAGATTTAGCATCCTCACCGGCGTATTGGTTGTCATGACCATTCGATGGATGTAG